One Dermacentor silvarum isolate Dsil-2018 chromosome 10, BIME_Dsil_1.4, whole genome shotgun sequence genomic window carries:
- the LOC125941021 gene encoding uncharacterized protein LOC125941021, with protein MTRRYNAVAMQILKEPVAKKTIEELWGKKIYHWAYLNAEVYDLKLENMTRLFEILKDIKWTIDRTIKPSRPHYIIYTGSLTSAYRTYTETNAIQNVMWLDGMGVYTHFFDDDRPWAEGRIMPPTFWMRPNLTDMAVYSYYMATAHKNLRKIADQELNHTAFYFTATMAAKQYTPEKDYAFLSTMEPRTDKLYVDISPYCKNAKYTYGFQEKEVVGSFYMSKEEKKFISFDDPKALAMKFCKGKKDLIDVDYGLIAYNVEMDDPTNKCGKGAYYRVKFLRRLAEFFRDNFTMPTSLNECMKLT; from the exons ATGACCCGTAG GTACAACGCCGTCGCAATGCAGATCTTGAAAGAGCCCGTCGCAAAAAAGACAATCGAAGAACTATGGGGAAAGAAGATCTACCACTGGGCTTACCTGAATGCTGAGGTGTACGATCTGAAACTTGAGAACATGACACGTCTGTTTGAAATATTGAAG GACATCAAGTGGACGATCGACCGAACGATAAAACCCAGTCGCCCGCACTACATCATCTACACCGGATCCCTCACTTCAGCTTACAGGACGTACACTGAGACAAACGCAATACA GAACGTCATGTGGCTAGACGGCATGGGGGTGTACACACACTTCTTTGACGATGACCGGCCATGGGCCGAGGGACGGATAATGCCGCCTACCTTTTGGATGAGACCCAACCTGACAGACATGGCAGTCTACAGTTACTACATG GCAACTGCGCACAAGAACCTTCGGAAGATTGCCGACCAGGAGTTGAACCATACTGCATTCTACTTCACCGCAACCATGGCGGCCAAGCAATACACTCCGGAGAAAGATTATGCTTTCTTGTCCACAATGGAGCCTAGAACGGATAAACTTTACGTCGACATCTCGCCT TATTGCAAGAACGCCAAGTATACCTATGGCTTCCAGGAGAAAGAAGTTGTTGGCTCCTTCTACATGAGCAAGGAGGAAAAGAAATTCATCAGTTTCGATGACCCAAAGGCCTTGGCTATGAAG TTCTGCAAAGGCAAAAAAGACCTGATTGACGTCGACTACGGTTTAATCGCGTACAACGTCGAAATGGATGACCCCACCAACAAGTGCGGCAAAGGTGCCTACTATCGAGTCAAGTTCCTCAGAAGGCTCGCCGAGTTCTTCCGCGACAACTTCACTATGCCCACCAGTTTGAACGAGTGCATGAAGCTGACGTAA